The segment ATGCTCTTTGCCATGTCATCCTCTCAACTAAAAAAGCACGTCATTAATCGTTGCGGGCAATGTGTTATGACAGCGCCCACATCGGCGCTTTTCTCTGGCTTTTCCCAAGCGCCCGAGTCGTCGCCAAAGGATAAAGTGAAAGACAAAGTGCCTGTGGGAGCAGCGTTGCGCTATTTTGGCGATGGTTGGCAAATATCAAAACGCTTAGGCGAGCGTCGCTATTGGCGCATTCCCGTTATGGATGGCGAGTTCTTGTGTGAAGACCATACATGGCGTCGTGAGGCCATTGGTGGTGGTAATTTTCTTATCCTTGCCGAGTCGCGTCGCGCTGCCCTCACGGCAGCGTCTCATGCTGTAGAGGCTATCAGAGGCTTGCCGTCTGTCATTCTTCCCTTTCCGGGAGGCGTGGTGCGTTCTGGCTCAAAGGTAGGCTCAAAATACAAATCCCTCATCGCATCTACCAATGGCGCATTCTGTCCCACATTGCGGGGGCTGATTCCATCCTCTTTACCCGCCAACGTGGCGTCCGTCATGGAGATCGTCATCAATGGTTTAGGACGTGCGCCTATTGAAAAGGCAATGGCACAAGGCATGAACGCTGTGATACGCCTAGGACGTAAAGGCGGGATTGTCGGGCTGAGCGCTGGCAACTACGGCGGTAAGCTAGGCCCCCACCATTTTTCTTTGCGCGAGATACTCACATGACGACATTAACGCTGACCTATCGGGGAGAGAAAGGGGCGCATGTGGATATGACAGGCTTGGCAGAGGCGCTAGAACGCGGTGATATAAACCATGCCATGCTCAAGGTGCGCGGCCTTCCCGTGCCGTTAGGCGATATTTTTTCTGTCAAAGGGAAAGTCGCCGCCCCATGGACGCAAGAACGCAACGGCGCGCTCACCATCGAGGCAGGAAACGCCCGC is part of the Alphaproteobacteria bacterium GM7ARS4 genome and harbors:
- the fhcD gene encoding formylmethanofuran--tetrahydromethanopterin N-formyltransferase, which codes for MERKGIFIEDTFAEAFPMSAVRLIITADTERWALEAARSMTGFATSVIACGCEGAIESHLKPDETPDGRYGISVMLFAMSSSQLKKHVINRCGQCVMTAPTSALFSGFSQAPESSPKDKVKDKVPVGAALRYFGDGWQISKRLGERRYWRIPVMDGEFLCEDHTWRREAIGGGNFLILAESRRAALTAASHAVEAIRGLPSVILPFPGGVVRSGSKVGSKYKSLIASTNGAFCPTLRGLIPSSLPANVASVMEIVINGLGRAPIEKAMAQGMNAVIRLGRKGGIVGLSAGNYGGKLGPHHFSLREILT